Below is a genomic region from Sulfuricurvum sp..
GTGCTATTGAATCGAGCATATTGTCGAATAAATCATGATACATTTGATTGGTTTTATGAAGAGATATTTCGAGTTCTGATTTGGATTTAAGTGTTTGGAGATGCAAGGCATACTCTTTGAACTGAGCGTTTAAAAATCGCGATACAAGAAAATAAAGGAGAATACTGGTTGAAAAGACGTAAAAAAAACCTTTATAGGTCTGAAGGGTTTTTAAATCGTTTGTACTCAGAGCGATGATTTCTACCGCACCATCGGAAAAATAAATCCAAAAAATACCAATAAAAAAATAGAGAAAAGCAATAAGAAAGGCATTACTTCTAGAATACATTTTAGTTTGCATTGCTTTTCCTACTGTAGGTTAGCAAGTATATCATAGATTCATGAAGTCACTATGTGGTTAAAGAAGATGCGAAACAAGTGACCATTTGATGAAAAAGTATATCACTGGTATCTAAGGTTGTTGATGTGATCCATCACAATACGGTTTTTTTCCTGAACGCCCGCATCGACAGAGCCATTTGTCCGTATCGGCTTTAACTGAAAATGCAATAGGCTTTTTATCCGTTCCTTCATGGCTGCCATCACAAAACGGAAAGGTTGTGGATAAACCACAGGTGCAGTACCAATACTCTTTATTAGCATCCAGTGAAGCTTTGAAAGGTTCGTTTTGGAATTGTGTTGCCATAAGAGACTCCTAATGAAAAATGTAAGGATTATAACACGCTTTACTCAACTTTAATATCAAATTTTAACTTAATAAACCAATTCCAAGATTTTTTTGTGACTATTGCATATACCCCATCTACCAAAAAAAGTGCGGGATTTCAGATGAAAAACTTTAAGTTATGTCTTATCGATTCTTTTGCAAGTCATAAGTTCAAACATACTCCTTACTACCTTATCGCGTTGCTCACTATTAATATGCTGTTGGTGGCGAGTGTATCGATCGGATTACTTTACAATATTG
It encodes:
- a CDS encoding CDGSH iron-sulfur domain-containing protein, translated to MATQFQNEPFKASLDANKEYWYCTCGLSTTFPFCDGSHEGTDKKPIAFSVKADTDKWLCRCGRSGKKPYCDGSHQQP